From Solidesulfovibrio sp., a single genomic window includes:
- the hflX gene encoding GTPase HflX, translated as MTPDQARELAAIAYGIGRQVGLLIDRKGRPSLILVGTPKGILIPELDRSRLGAGRLRGLRLLHTHLTSEGLTEEDLTDMLFLRLDSVAALTVDNQAQPATLHAAVLLPPGAGDAPYDVLPPRPFDRVEEDFNALAEALEAELAREGGRLAAPGTVEAGREKAVLVSVSSAPRAVQEASLAELAALADTAGLDVAESVVQRVATVNAKFILGKGKLAEIEVAALRAGASLLVFDGELSPSQIRNLTEVTQLRVIDRTQLILDIFAQHAASRGGKLQVEMAQLKYLQPRLVRQDRAMSRLMGGIGGRGPGETKLEVDRRRIRERIGRIKDELKELRKRRAAARAGRARAGLPVVSLVGYTNAGKSTLLNTLTGSAVLAENRLFATLDPTSRRLRFPSDAEIILTDTVGFIRELPKELKEAFRATLEELEAADLLVAVADASHPEVEGQAAAVADILREMGLGDIPRLFVLNKWDAVPDEERGPLRNAFPEAIPLSARTREGLEALTTAILDRVRPGAGLRDSGPLPGSPDGLDDAPDDPDAADEADAP; from the coding sequence CTGACCCCGGACCAGGCCCGGGAACTGGCCGCCATCGCCTACGGCATCGGCCGCCAGGTCGGGCTGCTCATCGACCGCAAGGGCCGGCCCTCCCTGATCCTGGTCGGCACGCCCAAGGGCATCCTCATCCCGGAGCTCGACCGCTCGCGCCTGGGCGCCGGCCGGTTGCGGGGCCTGCGCCTGCTGCACACCCACCTGACAAGCGAGGGGCTCACCGAGGAGGACCTGACGGACATGCTGTTTTTGCGCCTAGACAGCGTGGCCGCCCTGACCGTCGACAACCAGGCCCAGCCCGCGACGCTGCACGCCGCGGTGCTGCTCCCGCCGGGCGCGGGCGACGCGCCCTACGACGTGCTGCCGCCACGGCCCTTCGACCGGGTGGAGGAGGACTTCAACGCCCTGGCCGAGGCCCTGGAAGCGGAACTGGCCCGGGAGGGCGGCCGGCTGGCCGCGCCGGGAACGGTCGAGGCCGGCCGGGAAAAGGCCGTGCTGGTGAGCGTTTCCAGCGCCCCCCGGGCCGTGCAGGAAGCCTCCCTGGCCGAACTGGCCGCCCTGGCCGACACGGCCGGGCTGGACGTGGCCGAGTCCGTGGTCCAGCGGGTGGCGACGGTCAACGCGAAATTCATCCTGGGCAAGGGCAAACTGGCCGAGATCGAGGTGGCGGCCTTGCGGGCCGGGGCCTCGCTGCTGGTTTTCGACGGCGAGCTCTCGCCGTCGCAGATCCGCAACCTGACCGAGGTCACCCAACTGCGGGTCATCGACCGCACCCAGCTGATCCTGGACATTTTCGCCCAGCACGCCGCCTCGCGCGGCGGCAAGCTGCAGGTGGAGATGGCCCAGCTTAAATACCTCCAGCCGCGCCTGGTGCGCCAGGACCGGGCCATGTCGCGGCTGATGGGCGGCATCGGCGGCCGGGGCCCGGGCGAAACCAAGCTCGAAGTGGACCGCCGGCGCATCCGCGAGCGCATCGGCCGCATCAAGGACGAGCTCAAGGAACTGCGCAAGCGCCGGGCCGCCGCCCGGGCCGGCCGGGCCAGGGCCGGGCTGCCCGTGGTGTCGCTGGTCGGCTACACCAACGCCGGCAAATCGACGCTGTTAAACACCCTGACCGGCAGCGCCGTGCTGGCCGAAAACCGCCTGTTCGCCACCCTGGACCCGACCAGCCGCCGGCTGCGCTTCCCCAGCGATGCGGAGATCATCCTCACGGACACGGTGGGGTTCATCCGCGAGCTGCCCAAGGAGCTCAAGGAGGCCTTCCGGGCGACGCTGGAAGAGCTGGAGGCGGCCGACCTGCTCGTGGCCGTGGCCGACGCCTCCCATCCGGAAGTCGAGGGCCAGGCGGCGGCCGTGGCCGACATCTTGCGCGAGATGGGCCTGGGCGACATCCCGCGCCTGTTCGTGCTCAACAAATGGGACGCCGTGCCCGACGAGGAGCGCGGCCCCCTGCGCAACGCCTTCCCCGAGGCCATCCCCCTGTCGGCCAGGACCCGGGAAGGCCTGGAGGCCCTGACCACGGCCATCCTCGACCGGGTGCGGCCCGGCGCCGGGCTGCGCGATTCCGGGCCCCTGCCCGGCTCCCCGGACGGCCTCGACGACGCCCCGGACGACCCGGATGCCGCCGACGAGGCCGACGCCCCCTAG
- a CDS encoding SpoIIE family protein phosphatase, with translation MEHTVMGSQAGKAGPPRVLIVDDEAINIETLAWMLKDAGFEPLRAQSGPQGREIAARQQPDLVILDIMMPGESGFDTCASLTGDPATADIPIIFISGLDDVDNKVKGLRMGAVDYVTKPFAREEVIARVKIHIRLRRGMRALLDEQAAKLAQLRDAQQSILVTPQDLPEAKFAVRYVPVLEAGGDFYDVFPWTDTVMGYFVADISGHDLGASFVTSSLKALLRQNTGPLFTPVETLKNINSVLGSLLRDGKHLTAALACVNRRRGRLSLVSGGHPPPILVSPDGQASVLATDGDVLGVFPMVQFGYLERAVSPGDRLYLYTDGFIERFGPRAVGRDDGLAALVGHCRQAARLPLEAAVAAVAAAMAADGDRPQDDLVFMGIEV, from the coding sequence ATGGAACATACCGTCATGGGGAGCCAGGCCGGCAAGGCCGGCCCGCCGCGAGTCCTCATCGTCGATGATGAGGCGATAAACATCGAAACCCTGGCCTGGATGCTCAAGGACGCCGGTTTCGAACCGCTGCGGGCTCAGTCCGGGCCGCAGGGCAGGGAAATCGCCGCCCGGCAGCAGCCCGACCTCGTCATCCTCGACATCATGATGCCCGGCGAGTCGGGCTTCGACACCTGCGCCAGCCTCACCGGCGACCCGGCCACGGCGGACATCCCCATCATCTTCATCTCCGGCCTCGACGACGTGGACAACAAGGTCAAGGGCCTGCGCATGGGGGCCGTGGACTACGTGACCAAGCCCTTCGCCCGGGAGGAGGTCATCGCCCGGGTCAAGATCCACATCCGCCTGCGCCGGGGCATGCGGGCGCTGCTGGACGAGCAGGCCGCCAAGCTGGCCCAGTTGCGCGACGCCCAGCAATCCATCCTGGTGACGCCGCAAGACCTGCCCGAGGCCAAATTCGCCGTGCGCTACGTGCCGGTGCTGGAGGCCGGCGGCGATTTCTACGACGTCTTCCCCTGGACCGACACGGTCATGGGCTATTTCGTGGCCGACATCTCGGGCCACGACCTGGGGGCGTCCTTCGTGACCTCCTCGCTCAAGGCCCTGCTGCGCCAGAACACCGGGCCGCTCTTCACGCCCGTGGAGACGCTTAAAAACATCAACAGCGTCCTCGGCTCCCTGCTTCGCGACGGCAAGCACCTGACCGCGGCCCTGGCTTGCGTCAACCGGCGGCGGGGACGGCTGTCCCTGGTCAGCGGCGGCCATCCGCCCCCCATCCTGGTCTCCCCGGACGGCCAGGCCTCGGTGCTGGCCACGGACGGCGACGTGCTCGGGGTGTTCCCCATGGTGCAGTTCGGCTACCTGGAACGGGCCGTTTCCCCCGGGGACCGCCTGTACCTGTACACGGACGGCTTCATCGAGCGGTTCGGGCCGCGGGCCGTGGGGCGCGACGACGGCCTGGCGGCCCTGGTCGGCCACTGCCGCCAGGCGGCCCGGCTGCCCCTGGAGGCGGCCGTGGCCGCCGTGGCCGCAGCCATGGCCGCCGACGGCGACCGGCCCCAGGACGACCTGGTCTTCATGGGCATCGAGGTGTGA
- a CDS encoding ATP-binding protein, whose translation MFEIQSFPGGLGLRFSATLALLDRAVAETVRFIQAQNASGSLFDVKLLLREALLNAVLHGNRGDPLLEVGLEVRTAAGRVTMIVTDQGPGFDWRSGLSNLAPPEATSGRGLTILTLYADDVRYNAAGNQVTLTKAVAGLRGPATAHGDGETDTRSTPMHDIRSEDGQTILCPAGDIVASVADELRGRLKEILQAAEGPLVIDLARVELIDSVGIGLLIAVHNTLGKKGGRLALRNVNADLASLLRTMRLDKHFQVQTA comes from the coding sequence ATGTTCGAAATCCAGTCGTTCCCCGGCGGTCTGGGCCTGCGCTTCTCGGCCACCCTGGCGCTGCTCGACCGGGCCGTGGCCGAGACGGTGCGCTTCATCCAGGCCCAAAACGCCAGCGGCAGCCTGTTCGACGTGAAGCTGCTGCTGCGCGAGGCGCTGTTAAACGCCGTGCTCCACGGCAACCGCGGCGACCCCCTGCTCGAGGTCGGCCTGGAGGTCCGCACGGCCGCGGGCCGGGTGACCATGATTGTGACCGACCAGGGGCCGGGCTTCGACTGGCGCTCGGGACTGTCCAACCTCGCCCCGCCCGAGGCCACCAGCGGCCGGGGGCTGACCATCCTGACCCTTTATGCCGACGACGTGCGCTACAATGCCGCCGGCAACCAGGTGACCCTGACCAAGGCGGTGGCCGGCCTGCGCGGACCGGCCACCGCCCACGGCGACGGGGAAACCGATACGCGGAGTACGCCCATGCACGACATTCGCTCCGAGGACGGCCAGACCATCCTCTGCCCGGCCGGGGACATCGTGGCCTCGGTCGCCGACGAACTCCGGGGACGCCTCAAGGAGATCCTCCAGGCCGCCGAGGGACCGCTGGTCATCGATCTCGCCCGGGTGGAACTGATCGATTCCGTGGGCATCGGCCTGCTCATCGCCGTGCACAACACCCTCGGCAAGAAAGGCGGCCGGCTGGCCCTGCGCAACGTCAACGCCGACCTGGCCTCGCTGTTGCGCACCATGCGCCTGGACAAGCACTTCCAGGTCCAGACCGCGTAA
- a CDS encoding Hpt domain-containing protein, translating to MDMMDDEIMAMFVEDTREHLGNIESALMDMERDGADIDEELVNKVFRAAHSIKGGAGFLNLANVRDLAHKLENLLHMVRGREVVPDTRVINLLLAGFDRLLTLVEMGAASDGEDIAGMLADLSGLTAEHLAPQQRATAAAAFPVALPGGEVVFTEDELSVRQGVSGGKNLYLVEYDLIHDVQARGKTPLDVITTMESSGLILDCRMELAAVGDLDAPPVNRIPFYVLFASIVEPDIVGYLFALEPGRIHPVDLSPLDAPAEAAPTAEAAASAARVETYGAYCLQRRDGQARLTRADADPAGPDAADAREALLAGLAHGTGLVMDLGGGAPADLALVQVLVAAGRSFAARGLGLAHENGPPPALAETAARAGITPASLAAVGLPPELLFAS from the coding sequence ATGGATATGATGGACGATGAAATCATGGCCATGTTCGTGGAGGACACCCGCGAGCACCTGGGCAATATCGAATCGGCGCTCATGGACATGGAGCGCGACGGCGCGGACATCGACGAGGAACTCGTCAACAAGGTCTTCCGGGCCGCCCATTCCATCAAGGGCGGGGCCGGGTTTCTGAACCTCGCCAATGTCCGCGACCTGGCCCACAAGCTCGAAAATCTCCTGCACATGGTGCGCGGCCGCGAGGTCGTCCCCGACACCCGGGTCATCAACCTGCTGCTGGCCGGCTTCGACCGGCTGCTCACCCTGGTGGAGATGGGCGCGGCCAGCGACGGCGAGGACATCGCCGGCATGCTCGCCGACCTCTCGGGGCTCACCGCCGAACACCTGGCCCCGCAACAACGGGCCACGGCCGCCGCGGCCTTCCCCGTCGCCCTGCCCGGCGGCGAGGTCGTTTTCACCGAGGACGAGCTGAGCGTGCGCCAGGGCGTTTCCGGCGGCAAGAACCTCTACCTGGTGGAGTACGACCTCATCCACGACGTCCAGGCCCGGGGCAAGACGCCGCTGGACGTCATCACCACCATGGAATCGAGCGGGCTCATCCTCGATTGCCGCATGGAGCTCGCGGCCGTGGGCGACCTCGACGCCCCGCCCGTCAACCGCATCCCCTTTTACGTGCTGTTCGCTTCCATCGTGGAGCCCGACATCGTGGGCTACCTCTTCGCCCTGGAGCCCGGCCGCATCCATCCCGTGGACCTGTCCCCCCTCGATGCCCCGGCCGAGGCCGCCCCGACGGCCGAAGCCGCCGCGTCCGCCGCGCGCGTCGAGACCTACGGGGCCTATTGCCTGCAGCGGCGCGACGGCCAGGCCCGCCTGACCCGGGCCGACGCGGACCCGGCCGGCCCGGACGCGGCCGACGCCCGCGAGGCGCTGCTGGCCGGCCTGGCCCACGGCACGGGCCTGGTCATGGACCTGGGCGGGGGGGCCCCGGCCGATCTGGCCCTGGTGCAGGTGCTGGTCGCGGCCGGCCGCAGCTTCGCCGCCCGGGGGCTGGGCCTGGCCCATGAAAACGGTCCGCCGCCGGCATTGGCCGAAACCGCCGCCCGGGCGGGCATCACGCCCGCGTCCCTGGCCGCCGTCGGCCTGCCGCCGGAACTTCTTTTCGCATCCTAG
- a CDS encoding chemotaxis protein CheA codes for MVVNDEMHALFREEVMENLAELDGALLELERNPQAMDVVDRIFRAVHTLKGACDMFGLTPVVRLAHDLESLFDQVRTGWRRVGKELLDAAFAAKDRFAAMLADGGGGAVDDPVLLDRLQELLRGADLPETPGRAVAAPAEDAGPDGPGGPDGETPLASPAMATGEIRSWRIRLAPSDPGHLAKADPLALLDELRAMGELTVRCDLSAVPELAALAPQDCLLRFEAVLAADVVTVPDGNALRDVFFFLENPGDVVIEPWEGPLGQTPPAFPPSAVSAAPTRAPGGTPRPAATPDPPAPPAMAAPRAAAPAAVVAEGPGAAPNKPQPAKKEAMQSLRVDAGKLDDLVNLVGELVIAQARLTQLASGLAHPALTSVAEEIERLSNELRDNTLGIRMLPIGTTFSRFRRLVRDLSSEMRKSIELVTEGGETELDKTVIEQLNDPLVHLLRNSIDHGIEPPAERLAAGKPEAGTIVLSAEHAGGEVVLSIIDDGRGMDPERIRAKAEEKGLIPADARLTESEIYNLVFLPGFSTAEKITNVSGRGVGMDVVKRSMDALRGKIDIQSAPGKGSRITIKLPLTLAIIDGLQIKAGDDQYIIPLSLVEECVELPREGDQVSGRGRTIHLRGEIVPYIRLREAFELAGDPPSIEQVVVTRFEGERAGIAVDQVMGQQQTVIKSLGSYIGSVAGISGATINGDGTMSLILDVPTLVAAVRRAAA; via the coding sequence ATGGTCGTCAACGACGAGATGCACGCCCTTTTCCGGGAAGAGGTCATGGAAAACCTCGCCGAACTGGACGGCGCCCTGCTGGAGCTGGAGCGCAATCCGCAGGCCATGGACGTGGTGGACCGGATATTTCGGGCCGTGCATACGTTAAAGGGCGCCTGCGACATGTTCGGGCTGACCCCGGTGGTGCGGCTGGCCCATGACCTGGAATCGCTTTTCGACCAGGTGCGCACGGGCTGGCGGCGCGTGGGCAAGGAGCTGCTCGACGCGGCCTTCGCCGCCAAGGACCGCTTCGCGGCCATGCTGGCCGACGGCGGCGGGGGGGCGGTCGATGACCCCGTCCTGCTCGACCGCCTGCAGGAACTGCTGCGCGGCGCCGACCTTCCGGAGACGCCGGGGCGGGCCGTGGCGGCGCCGGCCGAGGATGCCGGCCCGGACGGCCCGGGCGGCCCGGATGGGGAGACGCCCCTGGCGAGTCCGGCCATGGCCACGGGCGAAATCCGGTCCTGGCGCATCCGCCTGGCCCCGTCCGACCCCGGCCACCTGGCCAAGGCCGATCCGCTGGCGCTTCTCGACGAGCTGCGGGCCATGGGCGAACTGACCGTGCGGTGCGACCTTTCCGCCGTGCCGGAACTGGCCGCCCTGGCGCCCCAGGACTGCCTGCTGCGCTTCGAGGCGGTCCTGGCCGCCGACGTCGTGACCGTTCCCGATGGCAACGCCTTGCGCGATGTCTTTTTCTTCCTGGAAAACCCCGGCGACGTGGTCATCGAGCCCTGGGAGGGTCCGCTTGGGCAGACGCCGCCGGCTTTCCCCCCGTCGGCCGTTTCCGCCGCGCCCACCCGGGCTCCCGGCGGTACGCCGCGCCCGGCCGCGACTCCCGATCCCCCCGCCCCCCCGGCCATGGCGGCGCCCCGGGCCGCCGCCCCTGCCGCCGTCGTGGCCGAGGGTCCGGGCGCGGCCCCCAACAAGCCCCAGCCCGCCAAGAAAGAGGCCATGCAGAGCCTGCGCGTGGACGCGGGCAAGCTCGACGACCTGGTCAACCTCGTCGGCGAGCTGGTCATCGCCCAGGCCCGGCTCACCCAGCTGGCCTCGGGCCTGGCCCATCCGGCGCTCACCAGCGTGGCCGAGGAGATCGAGCGGCTGTCCAACGAACTGCGCGACAATACGCTGGGTATCCGCATGCTGCCCATCGGCACGACCTTCAGCCGCTTCCGCCGGCTGGTGCGGGACCTGTCCTCGGAGATGCGCAAATCCATCGAACTGGTGACCGAGGGCGGCGAGACGGAACTGGACAAGACCGTCATCGAGCAGCTCAACGATCCCCTCGTGCATCTGCTGCGCAACAGCATCGACCACGGTATCGAGCCGCCGGCCGAGCGCCTGGCCGCCGGCAAACCCGAGGCCGGCACCATCGTCCTTTCGGCCGAACACGCCGGCGGCGAGGTGGTGCTGTCCATCATCGACGACGGCCGGGGCATGGACCCGGAACGCATCCGGGCCAAGGCCGAGGAGAAGGGGCTCATCCCCGCGGATGCGCGCCTCACCGAAAGCGAGATCTACAACCTGGTCTTTTTGCCCGGCTTTTCCACGGCCGAAAAAATCACCAACGTCTCGGGCCGGGGCGTGGGCATGGATGTGGTCAAGCGCAGCATGGACGCGCTGCGCGGCAAGATCGACATCCAAAGCGCCCCGGGCAAGGGCTCGCGCATCACCATCAAGCTGCCGCTGACGCTGGCCATCATCGACGGCCTGCAGATCAAGGCCGGCGACGACCAGTACATCATCCCCCTGTCGCTGGTGGAGGAGTGCGTGGAGCTGCCGCGCGAGGGGGACCAGGTCTCCGGCCGGGGCCGCACCATCCACCTGCGCGGCGAGATCGTGCCCTACATCCGGCTGCGCGAGGCCTTCGAGCTGGCCGGCGACCCGCCGTCCATCGAGCAGGTGGTGGTCACGCGCTTCGAGGGCGAGCGGGCGGGCATCGCCGTGGACCAGGTCATGGGCCAGCAGCAGACGGTCATCAAGAGCCTGGGCAGCTACATCGGTTCGGTGGCCGGCATTTCCGGCGCCACGATAAACGGCGACGGCACCATGTCGCTCATCCTCGACGTGCCCACCCTGGTGGCCGCGGTCAGGCGGGCGGCGGCCTGA
- a CDS encoding Fur family transcriptional regulator yields MTKDPNAIFTDFVARKKLKMTPQRRRILEVFLAEQGHVTSEELYQKVKREYDSIGQATVYRTLKLLADSGLAKAVEFGDGAMRYEILYGQSHHDHLICEVCGVNVEVVDPSIERLQEDVARRHGFRLTAHKLYLYGICPDCQKKAAGNL; encoded by the coding sequence ATGACCAAAGATCCAAATGCCATTTTCACCGATTTCGTGGCCCGCAAGAAACTCAAGATGACGCCCCAGCGACGGCGCATCCTCGAGGTCTTCCTGGCCGAGCAAGGCCATGTCACCTCCGAGGAACTCTACCAGAAGGTCAAGCGGGAGTACGACAGCATCGGCCAGGCGACCGTGTACCGCACCCTCAAGCTCCTGGCCGATTCCGGCCTGGCCAAGGCCGTGGAATTCGGCGACGGGGCCATGCGCTACGAGATCCTCTACGGCCAAAGCCACCACGACCACCTCATCTGCGAGGTCTGCGGGGTCAACGTCGAGGTGGTGGACCCGTCCATCGAGCGCCTCCAGGAAGACGTGGCCCGTCGCCACGGCTTCCGTCTGACCGCCCACAAGCTCTACCTCTACGGCATCTGTCCGGACTGCCAGAAAAAGGCCGCCGGCAACCTCTAG
- a CDS encoding ion channel encodes MDRLLFLAAAQASDRPVLAAIAANRHSLALGLIIAAHLLLAGLPQGRAALFVPMLLLVMYLAGFLLLSQRNVFSLSILGVGVLALGATVASVYSETKPLVVLALCLHSSFDFLLILFMLIWLFRQRRMPFDNIMAGVIVLMFMAGLWAQLFALANIATPGAMRGPDGPLGPHPSITLYYFSVVTLSTAGFGDIVPVSDVARLLAAYEAMVGQVYLAVFIALLMGRHFAAHVTNTLGPPPAPGVPPALGAPPAPGTPHAAPPVSRAPAAGGETANSGA; translated from the coding sequence ATGGACCGCCTGCTCTTCCTGGCCGCGGCCCAGGCGTCCGACCGCCCCGTGCTGGCCGCCATCGCGGCCAACCGCCACAGCCTCGCCCTGGGCCTGATCATCGCCGCCCATCTGCTTCTGGCCGGCCTGCCCCAGGGCCGGGCGGCGCTTTTCGTCCCCATGCTCCTGCTGGTGATGTATCTGGCCGGTTTTCTTCTTTTAAGCCAGCGCAACGTCTTTTCCTTAAGCATCCTCGGGGTGGGCGTGCTCGCCCTGGGCGCGACCGTGGCCAGCGTCTACAGCGAGACCAAGCCCCTGGTCGTGCTGGCCCTGTGCCTGCACAGCTCGTTCGATTTCCTGCTCATCCTCTTCATGCTGATCTGGCTGTTTCGCCAGCGCCGGATGCCGTTTGACAACATCATGGCCGGCGTCATCGTGCTGATGTTCATGGCCGGCCTGTGGGCCCAACTGTTCGCCCTGGCCAACATCGCCACGCCGGGGGCGATGCGCGGGCCGGACGGGCCGCTCGGGCCGCATCCCTCCATCACGTTGTATTACTTCAGCGTCGTCACCCTGAGCACGGCCGGCTTCGGCGACATCGTGCCGGTGTCGGACGTGGCCCGGCTGCTGGCCGCCTACGAGGCCATGGTCGGCCAGGTGTACCTGGCGGTGTTCATCGCCCTGCTCATGGGGCGCCATTTCGCGGCCCACGTCACCAACACGCTCGGGCCGCCACCCGCTCCGGGGGTACCACCCGCCCTTGGAGCGCCCCCCGCCCCGGGAACGCCCCACGCCGCTCCGCCCGTTTCCCGCGCCCCGGCCGCCGGCGGGGAGACCGCGAATTCGGGTGCCTGA
- a CDS encoding glycosyltransferase family 39 protein, which translates to MIVIGACLRLYNLGVPSMWWDEALVPLIARFPVGSILEWLRTIEVHPPLFYLLVKPLAAASQTDFALRLLSALPGIACLYFVYRLGEELVSPLAGLCAAGLLAVNPYALWLSRIVRPYSLYLLLYLVLLWGLVRYRATRAGRYALAVFAATLLLYWTHYMMVVLAPAIGLAVLVMTFPSWRAFLLLAATDTLAFSTVLPFFLLTLRLPHWVGEAPLSEILANAGGSLLKLAWFLPGPLGWAMLALCGLGFVAVRGRPRLVAAGLALCLVPVAIVLAGRLGWTGEPRYFLNFFPVMLLGAGGGLAWLLGRLGPVAARLACLGLTVVLAAVVVNNAREFYGERSLLGMTWISYKQAAAAVPGLVRPGEAVMASEDGLYNALDWHVQRRGRGNPLRAVDVRPTDGEVMVNFLWFGPMGHLAQTKDDLARRYPGLVEVGTVGGLSFLKAVVQRTPVQPATALPWERTFAGAADILGSSHSLRGLVVNPNWGEAAQPAQNDRAGSIEYCVDNLSGQGRPRISLACRYVNAGEGNVLRLLVGYDGGPLREVLSSAGPDRHVYRKVVLDPPRDFRRLLVRVELSCARKTAQYPGGNLAGLQLRGLLVALDAPGGDDPGCGPAAGRP; encoded by the coding sequence GTGATCGTCATCGGGGCCTGTCTGCGGCTTTACAACCTGGGTGTGCCGTCCATGTGGTGGGACGAGGCGCTGGTGCCGCTGATCGCCCGGTTCCCGGTGGGTTCCATCCTCGAATGGCTGCGCACCATCGAGGTGCACCCGCCGCTTTTTTACCTGCTCGTCAAGCCCCTGGCGGCCGCGAGCCAGACGGATTTCGCCCTGCGCCTGCTGTCCGCCCTGCCGGGCATCGCCTGCCTGTATTTCGTGTACCGCCTCGGGGAGGAGCTCGTCAGCCCCCTGGCCGGGCTTTGCGCGGCCGGGTTGCTGGCGGTCAACCCCTACGCCCTCTGGCTGTCGCGCATCGTGCGGCCCTACAGCCTGTACCTGCTGCTCTACCTTGTCCTGCTCTGGGGACTGGTCCGCTACCGGGCCACCCGGGCCGGCCGGTACGCGCTGGCCGTTTTCGCGGCAACGCTGCTCCTGTACTGGACGCACTACATGATGGTCGTCCTGGCCCCGGCCATCGGGCTGGCCGTGCTGGTCATGACCTTCCCGTCCTGGCGGGCCTTCCTGCTGTTGGCCGCCACGGACACGCTGGCCTTTTCGACCGTCCTGCCGTTTTTTCTGCTGACCCTGCGGCTGCCCCACTGGGTGGGCGAGGCGCCCCTGTCCGAGATCCTGGCCAATGCCGGCGGGAGCCTGCTCAAGCTCGCCTGGTTTCTGCCCGGCCCCCTCGGCTGGGCGATGCTGGCCCTGTGCGGCCTGGGGTTCGTCGCCGTGCGCGGCCGGCCCCGGCTGGTTGCGGCCGGGCTTGCCCTGTGCCTGGTCCCGGTGGCCATCGTCCTGGCCGGGCGGTTGGGCTGGACCGGCGAGCCGCGGTATTTCCTCAATTTCTTTCCGGTGATGCTGCTTGGGGCCGGCGGCGGCCTGGCCTGGCTGCTGGGGCGGCTGGGGCCGGTTGCCGCGCGGCTTGCCTGCCTGGGCCTGACCGTGGTGCTGGCGGCCGTTGTTGTCAACAACGCCCGGGAATTCTACGGCGAGCGTTCCCTGCTCGGCATGACCTGGATATCCTACAAGCAGGCGGCGGCCGCCGTGCCCGGCCTGGTGCGGCCCGGCGAGGCGGTCATGGCCTCGGAGGACGGGCTATATAACGCCCTGGACTGGCACGTGCAGCGCCGGGGCCGGGGCAACCCCCTGCGGGCCGTGGACGTGCGCCCCACGGACGGCGAGGTCATGGTCAACTTCCTGTGGTTCGGGCCCATGGGCCACCTGGCGCAAACGAAAGACGACCTGGCCAGGCGCTACCCCGGCCTGGTCGAGGTGGGCACGGTGGGGGGGCTCTCCTTTCTCAAGGCCGTGGTGCAGCGCACCCCGGTGCAGCCGGCCACGGCCCTGCCCTGGGAGCGCACCTTCGCCGGGGCGGCGGACATCCTCGGCTCCAGCCATTCCCTGCGCGGCCTGGTCGTGAACCCCAACTGGGGCGAAGCGGCCCAGCCCGCCCAGAACGACCGCGCGGGCAGCATCGAATATTGCGTCGACAACCTGTCCGGCCAGGGGCGCCCGCGCATCTCCCTGGCCTGCCGCTACGTCAACGCCGGCGAGGGCAACGTGCTGCGCCTGCTGGTCGGCTATGACGGCGGTCCGTTGCGGGAGGTGCTTTCCAGCGCCGGGCCGGACCGGCATGTCTACCGCAAGGTCGTGCTCGACCCGCCCAGGGATTTCCGCCGGCTCCTCGTGCGGGTGGAACTCAGCTGCGCCCGGAAAACGGCCCAGTATCCCGGCGGCAACCTGGCCGGCCTGCAACTGCGCGGCCTGCTGGTGGCCCTCGATGCGCCGGGCGGCGACGACCCGGGCTGCGGCCCCGCCGCCGGCCGGCCGTAA